From one Streptomyces chromofuscus genomic stretch:
- a CDS encoding NAD(P)/FAD-dependent oxidoreductase has translation MTKPLTCDVVVVGAGMVGAACAFHAARAGLAVTLVDRGPVSGGTTGAGEGNVLVSDKEPGPELELALLSARLWAELAREFGAAVEYEPKGGVVVASSPEGLTALEEFATGQRAAGVDAVPVGERELAELEPHLAPGLPGGVHYPQDAQVMPALAAARLVRASGAGLETGRTVTGVLRGPDGAVRGVRTDRGDIHAPAVVNAAGTWGGEVAALAGVGLPVLPRRGFVLVTEPLPRLVRHKVYAADYVADVASDSAALQTSPVVEGTAAGPVLIGASRERVGFDRSFSLPVVRALAAGAVRLFPFLGRVRAMRTYVGFRPYLPDHLPAIGPDPRVPGLLHACGHEGAGIGLATGTGHLIAQALTGQVPDLDLAPFRPDRFDHFDRCDRREEETS, from the coding sequence GTGACCAAGCCGCTGACCTGCGACGTCGTGGTAGTGGGAGCCGGAATGGTGGGCGCCGCCTGCGCCTTCCACGCGGCGCGGGCGGGCCTGGCCGTCACCTTGGTCGACCGGGGACCCGTCTCCGGCGGCACCACCGGCGCCGGTGAGGGCAACGTCCTCGTCTCCGACAAGGAACCCGGCCCCGAGCTGGAACTGGCCCTGCTGTCCGCCCGGCTGTGGGCGGAGCTCGCGCGGGAGTTCGGGGCGGCGGTCGAGTACGAGCCGAAGGGCGGCGTGGTCGTCGCCTCGTCACCGGAGGGCCTGACCGCCCTGGAGGAGTTCGCGACCGGTCAGCGGGCCGCCGGCGTCGACGCCGTGCCCGTCGGCGAGCGGGAGCTCGCGGAACTGGAGCCGCACCTGGCGCCCGGTCTCCCGGGCGGCGTGCACTATCCGCAGGACGCCCAGGTCATGCCCGCCCTCGCCGCCGCGCGCCTCGTGCGGGCCTCCGGCGCCGGGCTGGAGACCGGACGCACCGTGACCGGCGTCCTGCGCGGCCCGGACGGCGCCGTGCGCGGCGTACGCACCGACCGGGGCGATATTCACGCGCCGGCCGTCGTGAACGCCGCCGGGACCTGGGGCGGCGAGGTCGCCGCCCTGGCGGGGGTCGGCCTGCCCGTCCTCCCCCGCCGCGGGTTCGTGCTGGTCACCGAGCCATTGCCGCGTCTGGTGCGGCACAAGGTGTACGCCGCCGACTACGTGGCCGACGTGGCCAGCGACTCGGCGGCCCTGCAGACCTCACCGGTCGTCGAGGGCACGGCGGCCGGCCCGGTGCTGATCGGTGCGAGCCGTGAACGCGTCGGCTTCGACCGGTCGTTCTCGCTGCCGGTGGTCCGGGCGCTGGCGGCGGGCGCGGTCCGGTTGTTCCCGTTCCTCGGGCGGGTGCGGGCCATGCGGACGTACGTCGGTTTCCGCCCGTATCTGCCCGACCACCTGCCCGCCATCGGCCCCGACCCGCGCGTGCCGGGCCTGCTGCACGCGTGCGGTCACGAGGGCGCGGGCATCGGCCTGGCGACCGGCACCGGGCACCTGATCGCCCAGGCGCTGACCGGACAGGTCCCGGACCTGGACCTGGCGCCCTTCCGCCCCGACCGCTTCGACCACTTCGACCGCTGCGACCGCCGCGAAGAGGAGACCTCGTGA
- a CDS encoding methylmalonyl-CoA mutase subunit beta, which produces MTVLPDDGLTLAAEFSDATREQWQRLVAGVLRKSGKDVEDAAAEDALTTTLEDGLRVRPLYTAHDAAPEPGFPGFAPFVRGARAEGNTLGGWDVRQRHATVDGGAVLADLENGVTSLWLVAGEGGVPVSSLGQVLDGVHLDLAPVVLDAGREAEDAARELLRLYEERGVAGEAARGNLGADPLGLEARTGQSYDVSVVAGLARRCADEYPGLRALTVDALPYHEAGGSAAQELGCSLATGVAYLRALTEAGLSVEQACGQMEFRYAATADQFLTIAKLRAARRLWARVAEVCGGPGAQVQHVVTSPVMMTRRDPWVNMLRTTVATLAAGVGGADAVTVLPFDHALGLPDAFARRIARNTSAILIEESHLSRVIDPAGGSWYVERLTDELAHAAWEFFRTIERAGGQEAALRSGTVRERLAETWAARSARLAKRREPVTGVSEFPYLSEKPVVREPAPEPPTGGLPRVRRDDAFEALRARSDAHLAATGSRPRIFLATLGPAAAHTARAAFAGNLFQAGGIEPVSEGTFEDSGANEVCLCSSDALYAEQAEARARELTAAGAAHVFLAGRPGQYAGVDDYVFAGCDAVAVLSATLDRMGVS; this is translated from the coding sequence ATGACGGTCCTGCCCGACGACGGGCTTACTCTGGCCGCCGAGTTCTCCGACGCGACCCGTGAGCAGTGGCAGCGCCTTGTGGCGGGCGTACTGCGCAAGTCGGGCAAGGACGTCGAGGACGCGGCCGCCGAGGACGCCCTGACCACCACGCTGGAGGACGGACTCCGTGTCCGGCCCCTGTACACCGCCCACGACGCCGCGCCCGAGCCCGGCTTCCCCGGTTTCGCGCCCTTCGTACGTGGCGCCCGGGCCGAGGGGAACACGCTCGGCGGCTGGGACGTACGGCAGCGGCACGCGACCGTCGACGGCGGCGCGGTGCTCGCCGACCTGGAGAACGGCGTCACCTCGCTGTGGCTGGTCGCCGGCGAGGGCGGCGTGCCGGTGTCCTCCCTCGGCCAGGTGCTCGACGGCGTCCACCTCGACCTGGCGCCGGTCGTCCTGGACGCCGGACGCGAGGCCGAGGACGCGGCGCGGGAGCTGCTGCGGCTGTACGAGGAGCGGGGCGTGGCCGGTGAGGCGGCGCGCGGCAACCTGGGCGCCGACCCGCTGGGCCTCGAGGCGCGCACGGGACAGTCGTACGACGTCTCGGTCGTGGCCGGGCTCGCGCGCCGGTGCGCCGACGAGTACCCGGGGCTGCGCGCGCTCACCGTGGACGCGCTGCCCTACCACGAGGCCGGCGGCTCGGCCGCGCAGGAGCTGGGGTGCTCCCTGGCGACCGGTGTCGCGTATCTGCGGGCGCTGACCGAGGCCGGTCTGAGCGTCGAACAGGCCTGCGGACAGATGGAGTTCCGGTACGCGGCCACCGCCGACCAGTTCCTGACGATCGCCAAGCTGCGGGCGGCGCGCCGGCTGTGGGCGCGGGTCGCCGAGGTGTGCGGCGGGCCCGGCGCCCAGGTGCAGCACGTCGTGACCTCGCCGGTGATGATGACGCGCCGCGACCCGTGGGTGAACATGCTGCGCACCACGGTGGCCACGCTGGCCGCCGGTGTCGGCGGCGCCGACGCCGTGACCGTGCTGCCGTTCGACCACGCGCTGGGCCTGCCGGACGCGTTCGCGCGCCGCATCGCCCGCAACACCTCCGCGATCCTGATCGAGGAGTCGCACCTGTCCCGGGTGATCGACCCGGCGGGCGGCTCCTGGTACGTGGAGCGGCTGACGGACGAACTCGCTCACGCCGCCTGGGAGTTCTTCCGCACCATCGAGCGCGCGGGCGGTCAGGAAGCCGCGCTGCGCTCGGGGACGGTCCGCGAGCGGCTCGCCGAGACCTGGGCGGCTCGCAGCGCGCGGCTGGCCAAGCGGCGCGAACCCGTCACCGGCGTCAGCGAGTTCCCGTACCTGTCCGAGAAGCCCGTCGTCCGCGAGCCCGCGCCCGAGCCGCCCACCGGCGGCCTGCCCCGCGTGCGCCGCGACGACGCGTTCGAGGCCCTGCGCGCCCGCTCGGACGCCCACCTCGCCGCGACGGGCTCCCGCCCCCGGATCTTCCTGGCCACCCTCGGCCCGGCCGCCGCTCACACCGCGCGCGCCGCCTTCGCCGGGAACCTCTTCCAGGCGGGCGGCATCGAGCCCGTCAGCGAGGGCACGTTCGAGGACAGCGGGGCGAACGAGGTCTGCCTCTGCTCCAGTGACGCGCTGTATGCGGAGCAGGCCGAGGCCCGCGCCCGCGAGCTGACGGCGGCGGGCGCCGCCCATGTGTTCCTCGCGGGACGGCCGGGGCAGTACGCGGGTGTCGACGACTACGTCTTCGCGGGCTGCGACGCGGTCGCCGTGCTCTCCGCGACCCTCGACCGGATGGGAGTGTCCTGA
- a CDS encoding (2Fe-2S)-binding protein encodes MNAKELAGARPGPAFTVTFDGREIDALPGQTVAAALWAAGVISWRRTRGAGRPRGVFCGIGVCFDCLVTVNGRPNQRACLVPVRPGDAIRTQEGTGHDG; translated from the coding sequence GTGAACGCCAAGGAGTTGGCCGGCGCCCGTCCCGGTCCCGCCTTCACGGTCACCTTCGACGGCCGTGAGATCGACGCGCTGCCCGGCCAGACCGTCGCCGCCGCGCTGTGGGCGGCCGGCGTGATCTCCTGGCGCAGGACGCGCGGTGCCGGGCGGCCCCGGGGGGTGTTCTGCGGGATCGGCGTCTGCTTCGACTGCCTGGTGACCGTCAACGGCCGCCCGAATCAACGCGCCTGTCTGGTCCCGGTACGGCCGGGCGACGCGATCCGTACGCAGGAAGGGACGGGACACGATGGCTGA
- a CDS encoding proline racemase family protein — MRSTLVLHAVDSHTEGMPTRVITGGIGAIPGATMNERRLYFREHRDDVKRLLMNEPRGHAAMSGAILQPPTRPDCDWGVVFIEVSGYLPMCGHGTIGVATVLVETGMVEVTEPVTTVRLDTPAGLVVAEVAVEGGAARHVTLRNVPSFAVGLDRRATLADGRTVTYDLAYGGNFYAILPLAEFGLPFDRARKDDMLQAGLALMEAVNAEREPVHPEDPSIHGLHHVHLLAPDATARHSRHAMAIHPGWFDRSPCGTGTSARMAQLHARSELPLHTEFVNESFIGTHFTGRLLGTTEVAGLPAVLPSFTGRAWITGTAQYLLDPDDPFPAGFVL; from the coding sequence GTGCGCAGCACACTCGTCCTGCACGCCGTCGACTCGCACACCGAGGGCATGCCCACCCGCGTGATCACCGGCGGGATCGGCGCCATCCCCGGCGCGACGATGAACGAGCGGCGGCTGTACTTCCGTGAACACCGCGACGACGTCAAGCGGCTGCTGATGAACGAGCCGCGCGGCCACGCGGCGATGAGCGGCGCGATCCTCCAGCCGCCCACCCGGCCCGACTGCGACTGGGGCGTCGTCTTCATCGAGGTCTCCGGCTATCTGCCGATGTGCGGGCACGGCACGATCGGCGTGGCGACGGTGCTGGTGGAGACCGGCATGGTCGAGGTCACCGAGCCGGTCACCACCGTCCGTCTCGACACCCCGGCCGGTCTCGTGGTCGCCGAGGTCGCGGTCGAGGGCGGCGCGGCCAGGCACGTCACCCTGCGCAACGTCCCGTCCTTCGCCGTCGGTCTGGACCGCAGGGCCACGCTCGCCGACGGGCGCACGGTGACCTACGACCTGGCCTACGGCGGCAACTTCTACGCCATCCTGCCGCTGGCGGAGTTCGGTCTGCCGTTCGACCGGGCCCGCAAGGACGACATGCTTCAGGCGGGTCTGGCGCTGATGGAGGCCGTCAACGCCGAGCGGGAGCCGGTCCACCCCGAGGACCCGTCGATCCACGGCCTGCACCACGTGCATCTGCTCGCCCCGGACGCCACCGCCCGCCACTCGCGCCACGCGATGGCGATCCACCCCGGCTGGTTCGACCGCTCCCCCTGCGGTACGGGCACCAGCGCGCGCATGGCGCAACTGCACGCCCGTAGTGAGCTGCCGTTGCACACCGAGTTCGTCAACGAGTCCTTCATCGGCACCCACTTCACGGGCCGCCTGCTCGGCACGACGGAGGTGGCCGGGCTCCCGGCGGTGCTGCCCAGCTTCACCGGCCGGGCGTGGATCACGGGTACGGCCCAGTACCTGCTGGACCCCGACGACCCCTTCCCCGCCGGGTTCGTTCTGTGA
- a CDS encoding GntR family transcriptional regulator gives MRNPTTAPSPGLPMLGGRRSSYRERVADALRAALIAGELRPGEVHSAPALAARFGVSATPVREAMLDLAKEGLVDTVPNKGFRVTAVSDKQLDEYTHVRALIEIPTTARLARTADPAAPAALRPVAEEIVTAAAAGDLIAYVEADLRFHLGLLALAGNEHLVEVVRDLRRRARLYGLTALAEQGRLQASAEEHLELLDALLARDEQAVHAVMTRHLGHVRGLWAAPRPVPGPATAPAPDLAGRPGSPREGGHTPA, from the coding sequence ATGAGGAACCCCACGACCGCGCCGAGTCCCGGCCTGCCCATGCTCGGCGGCAGGAGGAGCAGCTACCGCGAGCGCGTCGCCGACGCCCTGCGCGCCGCGCTGATCGCCGGTGAGCTGCGCCCCGGCGAGGTCCACTCGGCGCCCGCGCTCGCCGCCCGCTTCGGGGTGTCCGCGACGCCGGTGCGCGAGGCGATGCTGGACCTGGCCAAGGAGGGCCTGGTCGACACGGTGCCCAACAAGGGCTTCCGGGTCACGGCCGTCTCCGACAAGCAGCTCGACGAGTACACCCACGTCCGCGCGCTGATCGAGATCCCCACCACGGCCCGGCTGGCCCGCACCGCCGACCCAGCCGCGCCGGCCGCGCTGCGCCCGGTCGCCGAGGAGATCGTCACCGCTGCCGCGGCCGGCGACCTGATCGCCTACGTCGAGGCCGACCTGCGCTTCCACCTCGGGCTCCTGGCCCTCGCGGGCAACGAGCACCTGGTCGAGGTGGTCCGCGACCTGCGCCGCCGCGCCCGTCTCTACGGCCTGACGGCGCTCGCCGAGCAGGGCCGCCTCCAGGCGTCCGCCGAGGAGCACCTGGAACTCCTCGACGCCCTGCTCGCCCGCGACGAGCAGGCCGTGCACGCCGTCATGACCCGCCATCTGGGCCATGTCCGCGGCCTGTGGGCGGCACCGCGCCCCGTGCCCGGACCGGCAACCGCACCGGCACCGGACCTCGCGGGCCGCCCGGGAAGCCCGCGTGAGGGCGGTCACACCCCGGCGTAG
- a CDS encoding dihydrodipicolinate synthase family protein, with amino-acid sequence MTTEQHRPWRGVLVATALPLTADLAVDLDAFAEHCAWLVANGCDGVVPNGSLGEYQVLTPEERARVVETAVAAVGGERVMPGVAAYGAAEARRWAEQAREAGCAAVMLLPPNAYRADERSVLAHYAEVARAGLPVVAYNNPVDTKVDLVPELLGRLHGEGLIQGVKEFSGDVRRAYRIAELAPELDLLIGADDVALELAIAGAKGWVAGYPNALPKASVELYRAAAAGDLETALPLYQQLHPLLRWDSRVEFVQAIKLSMDIVGRYGGPCRPPRMPLAPEQEAAVRAATEKAVAAGLA; translated from the coding sequence ATGACGACTGAACAGCACCGCCCCTGGCGCGGCGTCCTCGTCGCCACCGCGCTGCCGCTCACCGCCGATCTGGCCGTGGACCTCGACGCGTTCGCCGAGCACTGCGCCTGGCTGGTGGCGAACGGCTGCGACGGCGTCGTGCCGAACGGCTCGCTCGGCGAGTACCAGGTGCTCACCCCCGAGGAGCGCGCCCGGGTCGTCGAGACCGCCGTCGCCGCGGTCGGCGGCGAGCGGGTGATGCCCGGGGTCGCCGCGTACGGTGCGGCCGAGGCCCGGCGCTGGGCCGAGCAGGCGAGGGAGGCGGGCTGTGCCGCGGTGATGCTGCTGCCGCCCAACGCCTACCGCGCCGACGAGCGGTCCGTCCTCGCGCACTACGCCGAGGTCGCCCGGGCGGGCCTGCCCGTCGTGGCGTACAACAACCCGGTCGACACCAAGGTCGACCTCGTGCCGGAACTGCTGGGAAGGCTGCACGGCGAGGGACTGATCCAGGGCGTCAAGGAGTTCTCCGGCGACGTCCGGCGCGCGTACCGCATCGCCGAACTCGCCCCGGAACTGGACCTGCTGATCGGCGCCGACGACGTCGCACTGGAACTGGCGATCGCGGGCGCGAAGGGCTGGGTGGCCGGGTATCCGAACGCCCTGCCGAAGGCCTCGGTCGAGCTGTACCGGGCCGCGGCGGCCGGCGACCTGGAGACCGCGCTGCCCCTGTACCAGCAGCTGCACCCGCTGCTGCGCTGGGACTCGCGCGTGGAGTTCGTGCAGGCCATCAAGCTGTCGATGGACATCGTCGGACGGTACGGCGGCCCGTGCCGGCCTCCGCGGATGCCGCTGGCGCCGGAACAGGAGGCGGCCGTACGGGCGGCGACGGAGAAGGCCGTCGCCGCGGGACTGGCGTGA
- a CDS encoding NAD(P)/FAD-dependent oxidoreductase produces the protein MADRPRLAVIGAGPAGLAAALAAAASGVRVTLVDSAPQAGGQFYRQPAAGLAARRSQAPHHHRRTWRRLRTGLDRQLAAGGVTHLADHHVWCVERHTDGFTVHALLGPAQEDGVTVDADAVVLATGGYEKVLPFPGWTLPGVVTAGGAQAMLKGGLVLPGRTVVVAGTGPLLLPVATGLAAAGARVAALVESADPKTLARHARVLSALPAKLAEGAGHAARLLRHRVPVLVGHVVVEAHGGERLDAVTVAALDAGGRVRPGTRRRIACGTLAVGHGMLPHTDLAATLGCRLDGVAVRVDDEQRTDVPGVWAAGEATGVGGADLALAEGHIAGRSAAARLTGRRSEARTWAAARSRAALRAFSAALDAVYAPPAHWAERITGDTLVCRCEEVPASAVRAAVGELGAGDVRTVKLLTRAGMGWCQGRMCAPAVAALAGCPPTPAGTPFARPVPLDVLAGQGPDARTGPPLDAPDGKDSHDD, from the coding sequence ATGGCTGACCGGCCCCGTCTCGCCGTGATCGGCGCGGGCCCGGCGGGGCTCGCGGCGGCACTGGCGGCGGCCGCCTCGGGCGTACGGGTCACCCTGGTCGACTCCGCCCCGCAGGCCGGCGGCCAGTTCTACCGGCAGCCCGCAGCCGGGCTCGCCGCCCGCCGCTCGCAGGCGCCGCACCACCACCGGCGCACCTGGCGGCGGCTGCGCACCGGCCTGGACCGGCAGCTCGCGGCGGGCGGCGTCACGCACCTGGCGGACCATCACGTCTGGTGCGTGGAGAGGCACACCGACGGCTTCACCGTGCACGCGCTGCTCGGCCCTGCCCAGGAGGACGGCGTGACGGTGGACGCCGACGCCGTCGTCCTCGCCACCGGCGGCTACGAGAAGGTGCTGCCGTTCCCCGGCTGGACCCTGCCCGGCGTGGTCACCGCGGGCGGCGCCCAGGCCATGCTCAAGGGCGGCCTCGTGCTGCCCGGACGCACCGTCGTCGTCGCCGGGACCGGACCGCTGCTGCTGCCCGTCGCGACCGGGCTGGCCGCGGCGGGCGCGCGCGTCGCCGCGCTGGTCGAGTCCGCCGACCCGAAAACCCTGGCACGCCACGCCCGCGTCCTGTCCGCGCTGCCGGCCAAGCTCGCCGAGGGCGCGGGACACGCGGCGCGGCTCCTGCGCCACCGCGTCCCCGTGCTGGTCGGCCACGTGGTGGTGGAGGCGCACGGCGGCGAGCGGCTGGACGCCGTCACGGTCGCCGCCCTGGACGCGGGGGGCCGCGTCCGTCCGGGCACCCGGCGCCGTATCGCCTGCGGCACGCTCGCCGTCGGGCACGGCATGCTGCCGCACACCGACCTCGCCGCCACCCTGGGCTGCCGCCTCGACGGGGTCGCCGTGCGGGTGGACGACGAGCAGCGCACCGACGTGCCCGGCGTGTGGGCGGCGGGCGAGGCCACCGGCGTCGGCGGCGCCGACCTCGCGCTCGCCGAGGGGCACATCGCGGGCCGCTCCGCCGCCGCACGGCTGACCGGCCGGAGGTCCGAGGCGCGGACGTGGGCCGCGGCGCGGAGCCGGGCGGCACTGCGCGCCTTCTCCGCGGCGCTCGACGCCGTGTACGCGCCGCCCGCGCACTGGGCCGAGCGGATCACCGGCGACACCCTGGTCTGCCGCTGCGAGGAGGTCCCGGCCTCCGCGGTGCGGGCCGCCGTCGGCGAGCTCGGCGCCGGCGACGTACGGACCGTCAAGCTGCTGACCCGCGCCGGGATGGGCTGGTGCCAGGGCCGGATGTGCGCTCCCGCCGTCGCCGCGCTCGCCGGCTGCCCGCCGACCCCGGCCGGCACACCGTTCGCCCGGCCCGTCCCCCTGGACGTACTGGCCGGGCAGGGCCCCGACGCTCGGACCGGACCACCCCTGGACGCACCGGACGGGAAGGACTCCCATGACGACTGA
- the scpA gene encoding methylmalonyl-CoA mutase, with amino-acid sequence MSVPDFSGIELGTPATGGGTDEWRTAVKKAAGGDDLLWETPEGIAVKPLYTGQDLEGLDFLDTYPGMAPYVRGPYPTMYVNQPWTIRQYAGFSTAEESNAFYRRNLAAGQKGLSVAFDLPTHRGYDSDHPRVTGDVGMAGVAIDSIYDMRQLFDGIPLDRMTVSMTMNGAVLPVLALYIVAAEEQGVPPEKLAGTIQNDILKEFMVRNTYIYPPKPSMRIISDIFAFTSQRMPRYNSISISGYHIQEAGATADLELAYTLADGVEYIRAGRAAGLDVDAFAPRLSFFWAIGMNFFMEIAKLRAARLLWAKLVKQFDPQNAKSLSLRTHSQTSGWSLTAQDVFNNVTRTCVEAMAATQGHTQSLHTNALDEALALPTDFSARIARNTQLLIQQESGTTRVIDPWGGSAYVEKLTYDLARRAWQHIQEVEQAGGMAQAIDAGIPKLRVEEAAARTQARIDSGRQPVIGVNKYRVDSDEQIEVLKVDNSSVRAQQIEKLRRLREERDETACRDALDALTRAAGGDGNLLELAVHAARAKATVGEISDALEKVYGRHASQIRTISGVYRNEAGESPSVDRTRALVDAFAEAEGRRPRILVAKMGQDGHDRGQKVIASAFADLGFDVDVGPLFQTPAEVARQAVEADVHIVGVSSLAAGHLTLVPALREALAEEGREDIMIVVGGVIPPQDVPTLLEMGAAAVFPPGTVIPDAAHDLVKRLSAGLGHEL; translated from the coding sequence ATGTCCGTCCCCGACTTCTCCGGGATCGAGCTGGGAACCCCGGCCACCGGCGGCGGCACCGACGAGTGGCGCACGGCGGTGAAGAAGGCGGCCGGCGGTGACGACCTGCTCTGGGAGACCCCGGAGGGCATCGCCGTCAAGCCGCTCTACACCGGGCAGGACCTGGAGGGCCTGGACTTCCTGGACACCTACCCGGGCATGGCTCCGTACGTGCGCGGGCCCTACCCGACGATGTACGTCAACCAGCCCTGGACCATCCGCCAGTACGCGGGCTTCTCCACCGCCGAGGAGTCCAACGCCTTCTACCGGCGCAATTTGGCGGCCGGACAGAAGGGCCTGTCGGTCGCCTTCGACCTGCCCACGCACCGCGGGTACGACAGCGACCATCCGCGCGTGACCGGCGACGTCGGCATGGCGGGCGTGGCGATCGACTCGATCTACGACATGCGGCAGCTGTTCGACGGGATCCCGTTGGACCGGATGACCGTGTCGATGACGATGAACGGCGCGGTGCTGCCGGTGCTGGCGCTGTACATCGTCGCCGCCGAGGAGCAGGGAGTACCGCCGGAGAAGCTGGCGGGGACCATCCAGAACGACATCCTCAAGGAGTTCATGGTCCGCAACACCTACATCTATCCGCCGAAGCCGTCGATGCGGATCATCTCCGACATCTTCGCCTTCACCTCGCAGCGGATGCCCCGCTACAACTCCATCTCCATCTCCGGCTACCACATCCAGGAAGCGGGCGCGACGGCCGACCTGGAACTGGCGTACACCCTCGCCGACGGCGTGGAGTACATCCGGGCGGGGCGGGCGGCGGGCCTGGACGTGGACGCGTTCGCGCCCCGGCTGTCGTTCTTCTGGGCGATCGGCATGAACTTCTTCATGGAGATCGCCAAACTCCGCGCGGCCCGCCTGCTGTGGGCGAAGCTGGTGAAGCAGTTCGATCCGCAGAACGCCAAGTCCCTCTCCCTGCGCACCCATTCGCAGACCTCCGGTTGGTCGCTGACCGCGCAGGACGTGTTCAACAACGTCACGCGCACGTGCGTGGAGGCGATGGCGGCCACCCAGGGCCACACCCAGTCGCTGCACACCAACGCCCTCGACGAGGCGCTCGCGCTGCCGACGGACTTCTCGGCGCGGATCGCCCGCAACACCCAGCTGCTCATCCAGCAGGAGTCCGGCACGACGCGGGTCATCGACCCGTGGGGCGGCAGCGCCTACGTCGAGAAGCTGACGTACGACCTCGCCCGCCGCGCCTGGCAGCACATCCAGGAGGTCGAGCAGGCGGGCGGCATGGCGCAGGCCATCGACGCCGGCATCCCCAAGCTGCGCGTGGAGGAGGCCGCGGCCCGCACCCAGGCCCGCATCGACTCCGGGCGGCAGCCGGTGATCGGCGTGAACAAGTACCGGGTCGACAGCGACGAGCAGATCGAGGTGCTCAAGGTCGACAACTCCTCGGTGCGCGCCCAGCAGATCGAGAAGCTGCGGCGGCTGCGCGAGGAACGGGACGAGACCGCCTGCCGGGACGCCCTGGACGCGCTGACCCGGGCCGCCGGCGGTGACGGCAACCTGCTGGAGCTGGCGGTGCACGCGGCCCGCGCGAAGGCGACCGTCGGGGAGATCTCGGACGCCCTGGAGAAGGTGTACGGGCGGCACGCGAGCCAGATCCGTACGATCTCCGGCGTGTACCGCAACGAAGCCGGCGAGTCCCCGTCCGTGGACCGCACCCGCGCCCTGGTGGACGCCTTCGCGGAGGCCGAGGGCCGCCGTCCGCGCATCCTCGTCGCCAAGATGGGCCAGGACGGCCACGACCGCGGCCAGAAGGTGATCGCCTCCGCCTTCGCCGACCTGGGCTTCGACGTGGACGTCGGCCCGCTGTTCCAGACCCCGGCCGAGGTGGCCCGCCAGGCCGTCGAGGCGGACGTGCACATCGTCGGGGTGTCGTCGCTGGCCGCCGGTCACCTCACGCTCGTCCCGGCGCTGCGCGAGGCGCTGGCCGAGGAGGGCCGCGAGGACATCATGATCGTCGTCGGCGGGGTGATCCCCCCGCAGGACGTGCCGACCCTGCTGGAGATGGGCGCGGCGGCCGTCTTCCCGCCCGGGACGGTGATTCCGGACGCGGCCCACGACCTGGTGAAGCGGCTGTCGGCCGGCCTCGGGCACGAGCTGTGA
- a CDS encoding undecaprenyl-diphosphate phosphatase, producing MSWFESVILGLVQGLTEFLPISSSAHLRLVAAFSGWRDPGAAFTAITQIGTETAVLIYFRSDIARIVSAWCRSLRDRTMREDQDARLGWMLIIGSIPIGVLGVTFKDQIEGPFRDLRLTATMLIAMGLVLGVADRLAARAEREAADQVAVPSPSAAVGAPGALAPPTTRVPGKTLHDLSVKDGLIYGLCQALALIPGVSRSGATTSGGLFMGYTRAAAARYCFLLAIPAVLASGLFELRHATEGHVTWGPTVLATLIAFGVGYAVIAWFMKFIETKSFMPFVHYRIALGVVIIALVAFGVISPHAAESAG from the coding sequence ATGAGCTGGTTCGAATCCGTCATTCTCGGTCTGGTCCAGGGACTGACCGAGTTCCTGCCCATCTCGTCCAGCGCGCATCTGCGCCTCGTGGCCGCCTTCTCCGGCTGGCGGGATCCCGGCGCGGCCTTCACGGCGATCACGCAGATCGGCACGGAAACGGCGGTGCTGATCTATTTCCGTTCCGACATCGCCCGGATCGTCTCGGCCTGGTGCCGCTCCCTGAGGGACCGCACGATGCGCGAGGACCAGGACGCCCGGCTGGGCTGGATGCTGATCATCGGCTCGATCCCGATCGGCGTCCTCGGCGTCACGTTCAAGGACCAGATCGAGGGCCCGTTCCGTGATCTGCGGCTGACCGCCACCATGCTCATCGCCATGGGCCTGGTGCTGGGCGTAGCCGACCGCCTCGCCGCCCGCGCCGAACGGGAGGCCGCCGACCAGGTGGCCGTGCCGAGCCCCTCCGCCGCCGTCGGCGCACCCGGCGCACTCGCGCCTCCCACCACCAGGGTCCCGGGCAAGACCCTGCACGACCTCAGCGTCAAGGACGGCTTGATCTACGGCCTGTGCCAGGCCCTGGCCCTGATTCCGGGCGTCTCCCGCTCCGGCGCCACCACCAGCGGTGGCCTGTTCATGGGCTACACCCGCGCGGCCGCCGCCCGCTACTGCTTCCTGCTCGCCATTCCGGCCGTCCTGGCCTCCGGCCTGTTCGAACTGCGGCACGCCACCGAGGGCCACGTCACCTGGGGTCCCACGGTCCTGGCCACGCTCATCGCGTTCGGGGTGGGATACGCGGTGATCGCCTGGTTCATGAAATTCATCGAGACCAAGAGCTTCATGCCGTTCGTGCACTACCGCATCGCCCTGGGCGTGGTGATCATCGCCCTGGTGGCCTTCGGAGTGATCAGCCCGCACGCCGCCGAATCGGCCGGGTGA